The Alistipes finegoldii DSM 17242 DNA segment ATGCGCCACATTGCCCACGCCGCGCCAGCCCAAGAACAGTTCGATCACACCGTAGATGACAACGAACCATTTGGCCTTCATCGGAATCGGGGGAATCAGCAGCATGATGACCGCATTGGGGTGCAGGACACCGAAGGCCAGCAGCAGTCCCATCACGGCGCCCGAAGCGCCGACCAGCACCAGCGGGAATTCGCCGAAGGCCAGTGCCGTCAGGTATTGGATAAGCGCCGCGCCGATGCCGCAGACCATGTAATAGGTCAGAAAGCGTTTCTGCCCCAATTCATACTCCAGCGTACGCCCGAACATCCAGAGAGCGAACATGTTGAAGAAGATATGTTCGAAATTGGCATGCAGGAACATGTAGGTGATGAACTGATAGACATGGAAAAACGGCGTACCGAGCGACAGGGCGCAGTACTCCATGATCGCATTGCCCGCCTTCGGCAGCAACGCCGTGGCCATGAAGATCAGGACGTTGATGATTATCAGATTCAACACCACCGGGGGCGTCTGGAAATAATTCCTGTTCATAAATTATCTTTTTTCAGTTTCGTTGCGGTTTTCTCCCCGTCCCGTCTCTCAGGGCTGCAAACGCGGCCCGGCCTGCATTCGCAAACCCGATCATGCGGGGAGCGGTTTTCAATTTTCCGCCCCGGAAACAAGCCGCATGGAGCCGGCCGGATCAGGGCGCCGAAAATTTATGCAAATGTACGTTTTTCCGCCGGATTATCCCAACTTGGCCCGGATATCTTCGACGGTTATCTCGGCGGTTATGGCTTTGCCCGATGGCGAAAAGCTGAAATTGCCCGAAGCGGCCAGCCGCGCGAGCAGTGCGGCGGCTTCGTCGCGCGACATGAGGCGCGCAGTCTGCTTCGCGGCTCCGCGCGCCATCACGGCGGCGATCTTCTCGCGCCGCACGTCGGCCAGCGACACGGGCGTCGAGAAGGCCTGCAGCAGTTCGTAAAGCAGCTGGTCCACCGAGTCGGCAGGCATGTCGGCCGGCGTGCCCTTCACCTCGACGGCGCAGTCGCCCTGAAAATCGAGATCGAAGCCCAGCGATGCGAATTCGACGGCATTCTCTTCGAGCAGGGCGTATTCGCTGTCCGAAAGCACCAGCCGTTCGGGAAACAGCAGCTGCTGACTCACCGACGAACCGCTGCCGAGCATCTTCAGGTAGTCTTCGTAAAGTATCCGTTCACGGGCGCGGCGCACGTCCACCACCACGAACCGTCCGCCCAGCAGGGCGGCGACATAGCCGCCTCCGAGCGGCAGCGGATCGGTAAATTCGGGCCGCCCGTCAACGTCGAGACGCTGTTGCTCGACCGTCGCTTCGGAGGGGATGAATTCCAGCTCGCTGGCATCGAAACCGCTCTCCGAAGTCACTTCGAAGCCCCCGCCCGACACGAAATCCTCGAAGGCGTCGTCCGCCGCAGAGGGAATCGAAAATTCGTCGGCGCCGCTGCCGGCCGCAGGAAATCCCCCGCCCCCGGCGCTGCGCAGGCCGCCCGGCAAAGCGACACCCGAACCGCGTCCTCCGCCGCGCGGAGCGAAGCCCGCGCCGGCATTGTCGGAGAGAGTTTGGCCGTTGTCGCTGAACGGCACGTCGAATCCGGCGAAATCGACGTTCGGATCGGGCGCCGACGGGTCGATGTACTCTTCGCGGAAAGGATTGTATTCGCTGTTGGACATGGCCCGCGGCTCGCTGTAGACCGCCCCTTTGGTCAGCACCGGAATCTCGACGATGCCTTCGCGGTCGAAATCCATCAGCGGCACGGCGCCCGTCTTGGCGAGCGTTTCGCGCACGGCGGCGTTCACGATCTGCCACACGGCCTCCTCGTCGGCGAATTTCACCTCGGTTTTCTGCGGGTGGACATTGACGTCGATGCGCGACGGGTCGATCGTCAGGTAGAGGAAATACGACGGCGAACTGCTTTCGGGAATCAGCTTCTCGTACGCCTTCATGATGGCGCTCGTGAGGTACGAACTCTTGAAATAGCGGCCGTTTACGAAGAGGTACTGTTCGCCGTTGCGCCGTTTGGCGGCGGCGGGACGGCCGATGTAGCCTTCGATGCGGGCGATCGAAGTGTCGGCCTCGACCTCCAGCAGATTCTGCTTGATATGGCGTCCCACCACATCGACGATACGTCCGGCGAGCGACGCCGCACCCAGCGTATAGACCGAGGCGTCGTTGGCGTATAGCTCGAAGGCGATCTGCGGATTGCACAACGCCACACGCTGGAATTCCGACTTGATCTGCGCCGCCGACGTGGTGCTCTTGTCCAGAAAACGGCGGCGGGCAGGCACGTTGTAGAAAAGGTTGCGCACGAAAAACTGCGACCCCACGGGACACATCACCGGGGTCTGTCCGGCGAACTGGCCGCCGTTGATCTCGGTCTGCGTGCCGACTTCGTCGCCCTCCTGCCGCGTCCGCAGTTCGACCTGCGCCACGGCGGCGATCGAAGCCAGCGCTTCGCCGCGGAAGCCGAAAGTATTGAGTGCGTAAATATCGTCCACGGAGGTTATCTTGCTCGTGGCGTGGCGGTCGAAAGCCATGCGCGCGTCGATGGGCGACATGCCGCAGCCGTCGTCCACGATCTGAATCAGGTCCTTGCCGCCGTCGCGGAAATTGACCTTTACGGTGCGTGCGCCTGCGTCGATCGCATTCTCCATCATCTCCTTGACCACCGAGGCGGGACGGTTGACGACCTCGCCCGCCGCGATCTGATTGGCTACGACCTCCGGTAATAATCTGATCTTATCTGCCATCTACTCCTGATAATCGTTGGGTACCACCGTGATAGGCTGCTCCTGCCACTCGACGTCGGAAATGCCCGACTGATCAAGCCCGTTGCGCCGCACCGTCTCTTCGGCACCCACCGCTTCGGTCTGCGCCGGGGCCGAGGTCCGCGCCCGCAGGAAAACGTCGGCGAGCCTCGGATAGAGAATATAGATGAAAAGCAGCACCAGAACCGCGCCTACGACCATCTTCCAAATGCGGTCGCGGCCCGTCTTCTCCTCCTTGGAACGGCGTGCGGCGCGCGCATCGCGCTGGGTGCGGATATATTGTCCGGGGCGGTATTCACCGCCGGCGTCTTCGGCTCTTTCGCCCCGAAGCTCGGCGCGGCGCTGTTCGCGCGCCTCCTTTTCGGGATCGTAATAACGCGGTATGTAGTTGAACTTGTTCGCGTGCTTCTTGAACGGGGTGAAACCTAACATGGCATGTCCTCCTATTTTTTTGTAAAGATACGAATTCTTCCGCAATTTTATTGCCCCGAATTCCTTTTTCCGGCACGGACGCATGCGTCCGCCGCGCGCGGGAAGCGGGTTGCGGCCGGGGCGGCTCCCGATCTGCCAATACGGCGGAATGCCGGAACCCGCAGGGGTATTCAGCACTCCGCCGTAGAGACGAAACCGTATCGTTTCCTAACGGAAGAAACTCTTCATCCGCTCGAAAATATTCTGGTTTTTGACCGAGTCGGCTTTCTGGAAACCGGGCTGCCGGGACAACTCCTCGACCAGCCGCTTCTCCTCGGCATTGAGTTTCGACGGAATGGTGATGTCCACCACGACCAGCTCGTCGCCGCGGCCGTAACCGTTCACGTCGGGCAAACCCTTGCCGCCCAGACGCAGCACCTTGCCGGCATGCGTTCCCGGAGCGATCTTGATCTTGGCGCGGCCGTCTACCGTCGGCACCTCGACCGTACCGCCCAGCAGAGCCAGCGTCACGGTGATATTGAGGTTGTGAATCAGGTCGTTGCCGTCGCGCATCAGTTCGGGATGCGGCTCCTCTTCGATCAGCACTTGCAAGTCGCCGTTGACGCCGCCGTGGCGCGCGGCGTTGCCCTTGCCCGTGACGGTGAGCATCATGCCCTCGCCCACGCCGGCCGGAATCTTGATCTCCACGACCTCCGAACCGCGGACGGTGCCTTCGCCCTTGCACTTGTCGCAGGGCGAAGTGATGACCTTGCCCGTACCGCCGCAGGTCGGGCACACACTCTGGGTCTGCATGCGGCCGAAAAAGGTGTTTTCGACGCGCGTCACATGGCCCGTGCCGTTACACGTCGAGCAGGTCGAATAGGAATCGGCGTCCTTGGCTCCCGTGCCGCCGCACTTGTCGCAGGCGACGGTCTTGTTGATCTTGAGCTTCTTGGTGACGCCGTTGGCGATCTCGGCCAGCGTCAGCCTGACCTTGATGCGGATATCGGAGCCGCGGTTCACGCGCCGGCCGCCGGACGACGACGAACGGAACCCGCCCCCGCCGAAATGTCCGCCGAAAATATCGCCGAACTGTGAGAAAATATCCTCCATCGAGAAGCCTCCGCCGCTGAAGCCGCCGAAACCGCCTCCGCCGCCTGCCGCGCCGCTCATGCCGGCATGGCCGAACTGGTCGTAACGGGCACGCTTGTCGGGGTTCGACAACACGTCGTAGGCTTCTGCTGCCTCCTTGAATTTCTCCTCGGCCTGCTTGTCGCCCGGATTCTTGTCCGGGTGATACTGAATGGCAGCCTTGCGGTAGGCCTTCTTTATTTCGTCGGCGTTAGCGTTCTTCTGGACGCCCAGCACTTCGTAGTAATCCCTCTTTTCAGCCATCTTCTCACTCTCCTACAACGACTTTTGCAAAACGCAGCACCTTGTCGCCCAGCATGTAGCCGGTCTGGACGACGTCTACGACCTTGCCCTGCATATCCTCTCCGGCGGCGAACTTGGCCACGGCCTCGCATAGGTCGGCGTCGAACTCCCGGCCCTTGACGTCGATCTCGGTCACGCCCTTCTGACGCAGGGTTTCGGTAAATTTCTGCGATATCAGGTTCACGCCGGCGCGCAGCGCTTCGATATCGTCGCTTTTCTGCATGGCATCGACCGCCCGCTGCACGTCGTCGCGCACAGGAAGCATCGCCAGCAAGACGTCGCGGCCTCCGGTCTGCACCAGATCCATCTTCTCCTTGAGCGTACGCTTGCGGTAGTTGTCGAACTCGGCCTGCAGACGGATGTATTTATCCTGCCATTCGGCGACTGCCGCCGCTAAATCGGGTGCGGCGCCGCTGTCGGTCGCGTCTGCCATTGTGTCAGTCCCGTCCTGCGGCTCGTCTGACACATTGGCACAGGGTTCGCCGTCGCACGAGGGATAACCGTCGCCCGGCTCGAACCCTTCGTCGCCGTTAATGGCTTCATTATAAGCTTTTTCCTTTTTCATATATAGTTGTTTTTCAGATTTTCCGTCTTATAGTCGATCAAATTGTATACCAACCTCCGGAAGGGCCTATCCGATGATGAAAATAGCAGGGCGTTTGTTCATCGCGGGCAGTTCGGCGGCACGCCATTCGCGGACGCGGAGCGTGCGGATGAATTCGCCGGGAGCCGTGATGTCCATGGCCACCGTCAGCCGCGTTTCGGGCGCAAGGGTCTGCAACAGCTGCTCCATCAGCTTGACGTTGCGGTACGGGGCCTCGATGAAGAGCTGGGACTGGCCTTCGGCGTGCGCGCGGCGTTCGAAACGGCGGATCGCCTGCACCCGTTCGGGCGGTTTGACGGGCAGGTAGCCGTTGAAGGCGAACGACTGTCCGTTGAGCCCCGACGCCATGACCGCCATGACGATCGACGAAGGTCCGACGAGCGGCACGACACGGATTCCGCGGCGGTGGCAGGCTTCGACCACCAGCGCCCCCGGATCGGCGACGCCCGGCACGCCCGCTTCGGAAATCACGCCCGCCGAACGCCCCTCGACGAGCGGTTTCACCAGCTCTTCGACCTCACGCCCGGCGACGGTATGTTCGTTCAGTTCGCGGAAGCAGAGCGTGTCGATCGGGCGCGCCGCGCCCGCTTTCGACAGAAACCGCCGCGCCGTGCGGGTATTCTCGACGATAAAATAGTCGAGCGAATCCATAACGGCGCGGTTTGCTGCGGGCAGCACGTCCCACGGCGCCGTTTCGTCCGAGATCGGACACGGGATCAGATAGAGTGTTCCGTACATTTTTTCAGTTCAGCGATTTTTCGTTCCAACAATCCGACACGGTTCGCAATGCGGACATACTGCACGGCGAACCAGAGACTCAGCGCCATGGCCCCGACGATCACCAGACCGGGCAACCCGCCGAGACAGAGCCAGCTGAGCAGAAATCCCGCGATCGAAAGCGTCAGCGGAGCTTTCCGGACAAGAAAGGCCAGTGCCGCGTAGACGCATGCCAGCGCAGCCATGAAAATCCCGACGGCCCGCATCGTCGCGTCGCCCCCGGCATGCACCAGCACGACCACGCCGCCGACAAGCGCGAAAAACGCGGCGCAGAGCATCGCGACCTTCGCCCGGCCCAGCTGGTCGAGGGCCGACTCCGCTTCGACGCGGGCCGTCAGCAGGCGGGTTTCGAGACACTTCACGGCCTGCATCCTCTCCGCCGGACAGTTGCAGGCGGGACATTTGTCCGCTCCGGGCGCGATCAGGCCGCCGCAGTCGTAGCACTTCATCCCGTTATTCCTTGAGATAGATGCGTTTCACACGTCCCGAAACCGAGGTCATGATTTCATACGAGATCGTATCGAGCACACGGGCCATCGTTTCGAGGTCGTTGCCCGGCACGGGCGAGAAGACCGACACTTCGTCGCCCTCCTTCACGCCGGGAATGTCCGTAATGTCGATCATGCAGCTGTCCATGCAGACCCGGCCGATGATCGGCGCAGGCTGTCCGGCCACGAGCACCGACCAGCGGCCGCAGCCCAGATGCCGGTCCAGCCCGTCGGCATAGCCGATCGGTATCGTGGCCGTGGTGGTCGGCCGCGTGAGCTTTCCGGCGCGGCCATACCCCACCGCATCGCCCGCAGGCAGGCGTTTGATCTGCACGATGCGGGTTTTGAGCGTCGAGACGGGACGCAGGGCGTCGTTGTGCCGGAACCCGAAGCCGTAAAGCCCCAGCCCCAGACGGCACATGTCGAACTGCGCTTCGGGGAAGCGCTCGATGGCGGCCGAATTGGCCGTATGGCGGATGACCGGATAAGGCAGCGAGGCGGCGAGCTGCGCGCTCATGCGGTCGTAGAGGGCGATCTGCGCCCGCGTATAGGCATCCTCTTCGGGCATGTCGGCGCAGTTGAGGTGCGAGAAGACCGAAGCCGCCTTGACCTGCGGCGTCGCGGCGAGCGTCGCGCACAACTGCGCGATCTCCTGCTCCACGAACCCCAGCCGGTGCATGCCCGTATCCAGCTTGACGTGAATCGGATAACGGCTCTCGCCCGCGTGCGTCACGGCATCGGCGAAAGCGCCGAGCGAGTGGAAACTGTAGATTTCGGGTTCGAGCCGGTTGGCGATCATCACGTCGAAGCTGTCGGCGTCGGCGTTGAGCACCACGATCGGCATCGAAATCCCCCGCTCGCGCAGCAGTACGCCCTCGTCGGCGAACGCCACAGCGAGATAGTCCACGCCCTGATGCTGGAGCATCTGCGCGACTTCGAAATCGCCCGCGCCGTACGAACCGGCCTTGACCATCGCCACGAGCCGGGTCCCGAAGCTCAGCTTCGACCGGAAATAGTTGAGATTATGGATCATGGCGTCGAGATCGACCTCCAGCACCGTCGTATGGCTTTTGCGGGAGAGCAGGTGCACCAGTTTTTCGAAACGGAAATCGCGTGCGCCTTTCAGCAGGATCGCACGCCCGGCCACGGCGTCGCGGTTGATGCGCGCGACGCATTCGTCGGTAGCCGTAAAGAACTCCTTGTCGCAGGCGAACAGCGCGGCATAGCGTTTCAGGCGGGGACCGATACCGATCAGGAAGTCGATTCCGGCGCGTGCGACCATGCCCGCCACGCGGCTGTAAAGCTCGTCGTCCGAGAGACCGCTCTGCGAAATGTCCGACAGCACGAGCGTACGGCGGCGGTTCAGCGCCACGCTGTGCAGGTAGTCCAGCGCCAGCGCCAGCGAATTGAGGTCGAGGTTGTAGGCGTCGTTGATAAGTATCGAGTCGTTGATGCCCTCCTTCACTTCGAGACGCATCGCCACCGAAGGAGCCCCGGCGAACGAAGGGGCGGGATAGCGCATCGCATCGCAGAACGCCTCGACGATCTGGGCGTTGCGGCGCGAAGCGGCGTTGCCTATGACCGATTCGGGCACTTCGGGATATGAGGCGGCATCGACGGGACGGCGGTCGGCGAAATGCGCCGCGACCATACGGCCCAGCGGCTCGTAATAGCTGTGGTAGATGATTTTGGAAGCGCTGCGGGCGAGAATCATCTTCTCGTCGCATTTCTGTTCCAGATTGATGAAATTCTCCTGATGGGCGTCGCCGATCGAAGTGAAGATCACCGCGTCGGGGCGGATGATGCGTTCGAGCCGCTCCATCTCGCCGGGCTTCGAGATGCCCGCTTCGAAAATCGCCAGCTCCTCGTCGCCCTCCAGCATCAGCACCGAAAGCGGTACGCCCAGCTGCGAATTGTAACTCTTCGGCGAACGGTAATATTTCATGCCTTCGGGCAGCTCCTCGGCGATCCACTCCTTGATGACGGTCTTGCCGTTCGAGCCGGTGATGCCGACCACCGTACCCCGGAACTGCGCCCGGTGATAGGCCGCCAGCCGCTGAAGGGCTTCGATGGCGTTGTCCACCTGCACGAAACCGCACTCCCCGGTGCACGAGGAGGCTTCGACGCCCCGCTCGACGAGGAACGCACGCACGCCCCGGCTCTGCATGTCGGCGATGAAATCATGCGAATCGTGGTTCGCGCCGCGCATGGCGACGAACATCGGGCGACACCCCAGCTCGCACGAAAGCGACCGGCTGTCGGTAACGACCGACCGCACCTCGGAATCGCAGCCCGAAAACTTTCCGCCGCAAATGGCGGCAATACGTGAAAGTCTGTAATTCATCCTCTTATCATTTTTCCGTTCCGTCCGCCCTGCGGTCTGTAGGCATCTGCCCCGCATTCGGCCGGAACGCCGCGAAAAATCGTCAGTCCATCTTAAAAGTCACGATCGTAATGCCCGCCCCGCCGCGGTCGGCATGCTCGTCCTTGGCGCTTTCGACCTCAGGAACCGTGCGCAGATAGCGGCGGATCTCCTCTTTCAAGGCCCCCGTACCCTTGCCGTGGAGAATCGAAACCGACCCCACGCCCACCATCAAGGCGTCATCGACGAAATCCTGCACGGCGTCCAGCGCTTCGGCGGCGCGCATGCCCCGCACGTCGATATGGTCCCTGAAATTGAGTTTGCGGGCCGAAATATCGACCGAGACCACCGTACGGGCCGTCTGCGGGCGCGTCGCTTCGCGGAACTCGCTGTTCGACACCACGGTCAGCAGTTTCTTGTCTACCGTAGTAAGTATCTGACCGAAGGCGACCTGCACTTTCTTCCCCTTGACCGACTGCACCACGCCGACCATATCCTGCCCGGCCATGCGGACCTTGGAACCGGTTTCGACCTCGCGGGGTTTGGGCGGTTCGGGGGCGGCGGCCGCCTGCGCTTCGCCGCGCTGGGTTTTGCGCTCGATGCGCCGCTGGCGGCGGCGTTCGATGCGCTCGATCTCACGGGCCACCTGCGCGTCCTTCTCGGCCGTATCGGCCTGCTCGACCGCATCGCGGAAGTCGTCCAGCTCGCGGCGCGCCAGCCGCGTCAGCTCTTTTTCGGCCTGCGCTTCGCGGATGGTCCTGATCGTATTCTCGATCTGCTTGTTGGCGTCGGCGATCAACCGCTGGGCCTCCTGCTTGGCCTTTTTCAGAATCTCCTGCCGCTCGGATTTGATCTTCGCCAACTGCTCGGCGTAAGTCTGCTCCAGCTCTTCGACCTTGCGGTCCGTCAGGCGGATGCGGTCGCGTTTCTGTTCCCAGTAATGTTTGTCACGGGCGATTTCGCGCAGCTGCTTTTCGATGTTGATATGGTCGCTGCCGGCCTTCTCGCCCGCAATGCGGATAATCTCTTCCGGCAGGCCGATCTTGCGGGCGATCTCCACGGCGAACGAACTGCCGGGCTTGCCCGTTTCGAGCCGGAACAGCGGCCGGATATGCTGCACGTCGAACATCATGGCGCCGTTGGCGATGCCTTCGGTGTTCGACGCATAATACTTGATATTGGCGTAATGGGTCGTGATAACACCGTAGCACCCCTTGGCCAGCAGGCGTTCGAGGATGGCTTCGGCGATGGCGCCGCCGATGACCGGCTCGGTACCCGACCCGAATTCGTCGATCAGCACCAGCGTCGCGGAGGAGGCTCCGGCCAGCATGTTCTTCATGTTGAGCAGGTGCGACGAGTAGGTCGAAAGATCGTCGTCGATCGACTGCTCGTCGCCGATGTCGATGAAGATCGACCGGAACACGGGCAGTTCGGAGACTTCCGACGCCGGCACGAGGAATCCGCACTGGAACATATACTGCACGATGCCCGTGGTTTTCAGGCAGACCGACTTGCCGCCCGCGTTGGGCCCCGAAATGACGAGGATATGCTTGCGACGGTCC contains these protein-coding regions:
- the alr gene encoding alanine racemase; the protein is MNYRLSRIAAICGGKFSGCDSEVRSVVTDSRSLSCELGCRPMFVAMRGANHDSHDFIADMQSRGVRAFLVERGVEASSCTGECGFVQVDNAIEALQRLAAYHRAQFRGTVVGITGSNGKTVIKEWIAEELPEGMKYYRSPKSYNSQLGVPLSVLMLEGDEELAIFEAGISKPGEMERLERIIRPDAVIFTSIGDAHQENFINLEQKCDEKMILARSASKIIYHSYYEPLGRMVAAHFADRRPVDAASYPEVPESVIGNAASRRNAQIVEAFCDAMRYPAPSFAGAPSVAMRLEVKEGINDSILINDAYNLDLNSLALALDYLHSVALNRRRTLVLSDISQSGLSDDELYSRVAGMVARAGIDFLIGIGPRLKRYAALFACDKEFFTATDECVARINRDAVAGRAILLKGARDFRFEKLVHLLSRKSHTTVLEVDLDAMIHNLNYFRSKLSFGTRLVAMVKAGSYGAGDFEVAQMLQHQGVDYLAVAFADEGVLLRERGISMPIVVLNADADSFDVMIANRLEPEIYSFHSLGAFADAVTHAGESRYPIHVKLDTGMHRLGFVEQEIAQLCATLAATPQVKAASVFSHLNCADMPEEDAYTRAQIALYDRMSAQLAASLPYPVIRHTANSAAIERFPEAQFDMCRLGLGLYGFGFRHNDALRPVSTLKTRIVQIKRLPAGDAVGYGRAGKLTRPTTTATIPIGYADGLDRHLGCGRWSVLVAGQPAPIIGRVCMDSCMIDITDIPGVKEGDEVSVFSPVPGNDLETMARVLDTISYEIMTSVSGRVKRIYLKE
- a CDS encoding SAM-dependent methyltransferase, producing MYGTLYLIPCPISDETAPWDVLPAANRAVMDSLDYFIVENTRTARRFLSKAGAARPIDTLCFRELNEHTVAGREVEELVKPLVEGRSAGVISEAGVPGVADPGALVVEACHRRGIRVVPLVGPSSIVMAVMASGLNGQSFAFNGYLPVKPPERVQAIRRFERRAHAEGQSQLFIEAPYRNVKLMEQLLQTLAPETRLTVAMDITAPGEFIRTLRVREWRAAELPAMNKRPAIFIIG
- a CDS encoding endonuclease MutS2 encodes the protein MIYPANFEQKIGFDRLREQVAARCTMRAACARLAGETFSTSAREIARRLTLADEMRLLLDMEHEFPGGEYPDVDHIVAKLRVEGSFLDVEEVVTLHRALTVVGGIVAFILNREEQYPALHARSRGVAAFPEIVQRIDAIVDRFGNVKDNASPGLLEIRRAVREREGQAAKRLQAVLSAAKNAGIVDADAQISIREGKAVIPVAAANKRKLQGFIHDESATGRTFYVEPVEVVEINNELRELEYAERREIVRILSEFTDSVRPDAELIADSGDYLAEIDMLRAKGRWASENGCVKPIVSTDDRLMLKNARHPLLQQTLRAQGREVVPLDMQLDRRKHILVISGPNAGGKSVCLKTTGIVQYMFQCGFLVPASEVSELPVFRSIFIDIGDEQSIDDDLSTYSSHLLNMKNMLAGASSATLVLIDEFGSGTEPVIGGAIAEAILERLLAKGCYGVITTHYANIKYYASNTEGIANGAMMFDVQHIRPLFRLETGKPGSSFAVEIARKIGLPEEIIRIAGEKAGSDHINIEKQLREIARDKHYWEQKRDRIRLTDRKVEELEQTYAEQLAKIKSERQEILKKAKQEAQRLIADANKQIENTIRTIREAQAEKELTRLARRELDDFRDAVEQADTAEKDAQVAREIERIERRRQRRIERKTQRGEAQAAAAPEPPKPREVETGSKVRMAGQDMVGVVQSVKGKKVQVAFGQILTTVDKKLLTVVSNSEFREATRPQTARTVVSVDISARKLNFRDHIDVRGMRAAEALDAVQDFVDDALMVGVGSVSILHGKGTGALKEEIRRYLRTVPEVESAKDEHADRGGAGITIVTFKMD
- a CDS encoding nucleotide exchange factor GrpE; amino-acid sequence: MKKEKAYNEAINGDEGFEPGDGYPSCDGEPCANVSDEPQDGTDTMADATDSGAAPDLAAAVAEWQDKYIRLQAEFDNYRKRTLKEKMDLVQTGGRDVLLAMLPVRDDVQRAVDAMQKSDDIEALRAGVNLISQKFTETLRQKGVTEIDVKGREFDADLCEAVAKFAAGEDMQGKVVDVVQTGYMLGDKVLRFAKVVVGE
- a CDS encoding rhomboid family intramembrane serine protease, coding for MNRNYFQTPPVVLNLIIINVLIFMATALLPKAGNAIMEYCALSLGTPFFHVYQFITYMFLHANFEHIFFNMFALWMFGRTLEYELGQKRFLTYYMVCGIGAALIQYLTALAFGEFPLVLVGASGAVMGLLLAFGVLHPNAVIMLLIPPIPMKAKWFVVIYGVIELFLGWRGVGNVAHFAHVGGMLWGFLLLQWWKQRGIIRF
- the mutL gene encoding DNA mismatch repair endonuclease MutL, coding for MADKIRLLPEVVANQIAAGEVVNRPASVVKEMMENAIDAGARTVKVNFRDGGKDLIQIVDDGCGMSPIDARMAFDRHATSKITSVDDIYALNTFGFRGEALASIAAVAQVELRTRQEGDEVGTQTEINGGQFAGQTPVMCPVGSQFFVRNLFYNVPARRRFLDKSTTSAAQIKSEFQRVALCNPQIAFELYANDASVYTLGAASLAGRIVDVVGRHIKQNLLEVEADTSIARIEGYIGRPAAAKRRNGEQYLFVNGRYFKSSYLTSAIMKAYEKLIPESSSPSYFLYLTIDPSRIDVNVHPQKTEVKFADEEAVWQIVNAAVRETLAKTGAVPLMDFDREGIVEIPVLTKGAVYSEPRAMSNSEYNPFREEYIDPSAPDPNVDFAGFDVPFSDNGQTLSDNAGAGFAPRGGGRGSGVALPGGLRSAGGGGFPAAGSGADEFSIPSAADDAFEDFVSGGGFEVTSESGFDASELEFIPSEATVEQQRLDVDGRPEFTDPLPLGGGYVAALLGGRFVVVDVRRARERILYEDYLKMLGSGSSVSQQLLFPERLVLSDSEYALLEENAVEFASLGFDLDFQGDCAVEVKGTPADMPADSVDQLLYELLQAFSTPVSLADVRREKIAAVMARGAAKQTARLMSRDEAAALLARLAASGNFSFSPSGKAITAEITVEDIRAKLG
- the dnaJ gene encoding molecular chaperone DnaJ translates to MAEKRDYYEVLGVQKNANADEIKKAYRKAAIQYHPDKNPGDKQAEEKFKEAAEAYDVLSNPDKRARYDQFGHAGMSGAAGGGGGFGGFSGGGFSMEDIFSQFGDIFGGHFGGGGFRSSSSGGRRVNRGSDIRIKVRLTLAEIANGVTKKLKINKTVACDKCGGTGAKDADSYSTCSTCNGTGHVTRVENTFFGRMQTQSVCPTCGGTGKVITSPCDKCKGEGTVRGSEVVEIKIPAGVGEGMMLTVTGKGNAARHGGVNGDLQVLIEEEPHPELMRDGNDLIHNLNITVTLALLGGTVEVPTVDGRAKIKIAPGTHAGKVLRLGGKGLPDVNGYGRGDELVVVDITIPSKLNAEEKRLVEELSRQPGFQKADSVKNQNIFERMKSFFR